The Terriglobus tenax genome contains a region encoding:
- a CDS encoding RHS repeat domain-containing protein, whose translation MKLFVRFAALIAVVFCLVVSNEAQTNGTGIYPFGAYDNKGFDTVNLGNLNVHFALPIVTRSGRGLNFSYVLNYEGLVWSPNGTWQPDPEWGFHGLLNGNAVAGYITYKTGTMKCPNQPDQPQATGTTTSNYVYHDPYGGAHGFKYSGRFCPNTYEEPIITGDGKAYDGSGLWISGWPEAVVHTRDGKTIYVTTSSPNATVQDSNGNTITINPNGTFTDTLGVTALTVGGGSASSPRTFTYPVTLQNGGASTATATLTYHTYTVQTNFQCSGITEYSPTTVDLPYQLVLPDSPDDKYTFAYESTPGASGNVTGRLASVTLPGGGVISYAYSGGCNGSGINDDGTPATLTRSTSSSSKIYARAHSSSSATSTTEVDDELSNHSSYAFVSTDQGLWYPTSQRVWQGGNTGATPLSEATTVYNSQSTPALLTTAVTQTDVTTKSNGGSAVLTRSAYDTNGLLSGSWQYDPANSNSLLRSTEYSYNLNTGELVANYVWDGAGNILSNTTNGYDETAAIGTSGVPQHSLLGGAPGNLTSSKVWIGGSDYITTTFTNDDAGMRRSSTLNGFSTTFGYDGTGAFATSSSSQTSGNSAVSALTTSATYDAGAAAITSSTGYNAGQTTQVLQYDALMRPTKVGTPGGGEVDYTYVPSMVRVATKLNSNDTAVQKTYLDGYGRAWRTAVKASASTWYLTDTCYDAAGQVQSVSAPYSASSDTGGSQCTSNSTNYTYDALGRTLSISRPDGSTTTNTYWSRAAKTQVNPGKGTITQYDLLGRVKEVCELTGATFPNSGSPSTCPTDIAGSGYNTHYDYDDVNHKTTISQGDRSRVFQTDAAGRTIHTEEPERGVTDYSYAYNSTGLVVTRTRPRANQSDSNVKTTTTTQYDSLGRVNSVSYDDGTPSKSFAYDESTHWGDVQLGASKGQLTFEETQGGTQFAYDVAGNVTNSITCLPDWCGNPARDVWKWYQYDLAGRMVQESWISAPTATYGYNLASQMTSINNSSFGSLYTATSMSPFGAVTSAQGNGLNTFNWFGPSGRQQAKWVCAGNPEFNCNTQMYGVGTTYIASRMDGLCDTALGQCATIAYDEFDRIVSMPGPTVSHTWSYDRYGNRVQQDGQSLSFDVHNHIQGYGYDAAGNLTNDGQRSYIYDAEGNLTEVRDAAGSTVLASYMYDALNHRVKTNEFGTVKRYGFDLSGRRSTTWQDDGSFIATQYYVGGQPYAYSDSNGLHYQHQDLVGTDRIRTSSSGAMEASFYSAPFGDGLTSSSSDTNPSHFALTDHDLAQGSGMEHATFRELSSATGRWQSPDPYDGSYSIFDPQSFNRYTYASNNPLIRIDPQGTSDYICYDQYNYVDGSYDSMDTFCGYVGSRGGLSPGGGASDGSGGAPSNPTTASHCAGVALKKNGVSLALDVASIGAGFLPGGGAVRLVGTIAVGTVATGYSAATSTSFAQGVGNFANGTLGTAASTLAILDKASAVANNFKALSALPILSYISTGISTAEDLAKTYQSYSSCMAGN comes from the coding sequence ATGAAGCTGTTTGTACGTTTTGCTGCGTTGATCGCAGTTGTGTTCTGCCTTGTTGTTTCCAACGAAGCTCAAACGAACGGAACGGGTATCTATCCGTTCGGTGCCTATGACAACAAAGGCTTCGACACCGTTAATCTTGGCAATCTGAACGTGCATTTCGCACTGCCTATCGTTACGCGTTCGGGACGCGGCCTGAACTTTTCGTATGTTTTGAACTACGAAGGATTGGTCTGGTCACCCAACGGGACATGGCAGCCAGACCCTGAGTGGGGTTTCCATGGGCTTCTGAACGGCAATGCCGTGGCCGGTTATATCACATACAAGACGGGGACAATGAAGTGTCCGAACCAGCCAGACCAGCCCCAGGCGACAGGGACGACAACGTCCAACTACGTCTATCACGACCCTTATGGTGGTGCTCACGGCTTTAAGTACTCAGGCCGATTCTGCCCTAATACGTATGAAGAGCCCATTATTACGGGAGATGGGAAAGCATACGACGGTTCTGGTTTATGGATTAGCGGATGGCCTGAAGCTGTGGTTCATACGCGCGACGGCAAAACTATTTATGTCACGACGAGTTCACCCAATGCGACCGTCCAAGACAGCAACGGTAATACGATCACGATCAATCCAAACGGTACATTCACTGATACGCTTGGCGTGACCGCTCTGACTGTTGGCGGAGGGTCCGCTTCCAGCCCGCGCACTTTCACCTATCCCGTCACGTTGCAAAACGGTGGAGCCTCAACCGCGACGGCAACGCTTACATACCACACCTATACGGTTCAAACAAACTTTCAGTGCTCAGGGATCACCGAATACAGCCCGACAACGGTTGATCTACCGTACCAACTTGTCCTGCCAGATTCTCCCGACGACAAGTACACCTTCGCTTACGAATCCACACCTGGGGCCTCGGGAAATGTGACTGGCCGTTTGGCTTCGGTGACGTTGCCCGGTGGAGGAGTTATCAGCTATGCCTACAGCGGCGGTTGCAATGGATCGGGTATCAATGACGATGGAACTCCGGCAACGCTGACCAGGAGTACAAGCTCGTCTTCGAAGATATATGCTCGCGCTCATAGCAGTAGCAGCGCGACCTCCACGACGGAAGTGGACGACGAACTGAGCAATCACTCGTCCTATGCCTTTGTGAGCACCGATCAGGGCCTATGGTATCCGACCAGCCAGCGCGTATGGCAAGGCGGGAACACAGGAGCTACGCCGCTGTCGGAAGCCACAACCGTCTACAATTCGCAGTCGACTCCTGCGTTGCTGACCACCGCTGTCACTCAGACGGACGTGACGACGAAGTCCAACGGCGGATCGGCTGTGCTGACGAGAAGTGCCTATGACACAAATGGGTTGCTTTCCGGCAGTTGGCAGTACGATCCGGCCAACAGCAACTCGCTACTACGAAGCACGGAGTATTCATATAATCTCAACACCGGTGAATTGGTGGCTAATTATGTATGGGATGGGGCGGGTAATATACTCTCCAACACGACGAATGGCTACGATGAAACGGCAGCAATTGGCACATCGGGCGTTCCACAGCATTCGCTCCTGGGTGGGGCGCCAGGCAATCTAACCTCATCCAAGGTTTGGATCGGAGGGTCTGATTACATCACGACAACTTTTACGAACGACGATGCAGGTATGCGTCGGAGTTCTACGTTGAATGGGTTTTCGACCACCTTCGGCTATGACGGTACTGGAGCATTTGCGACCAGTTCCAGCTCTCAGACATCCGGCAATAGCGCGGTGTCTGCGTTGACCACATCGGCCACGTACGACGCTGGAGCAGCGGCCATTACTTCGAGCACTGGCTACAACGCAGGCCAGACCACACAGGTTCTGCAGTATGACGCTTTAATGCGGCCTACAAAAGTCGGCACCCCTGGTGGAGGTGAGGTGGACTACACCTATGTCCCGTCGATGGTCCGAGTAGCAACGAAGCTCAACAGCAACGACACCGCCGTACAGAAGACGTATCTGGATGGTTATGGTCGGGCATGGCGTACGGCTGTTAAGGCTTCAGCCAGCACCTGGTATCTGACGGACACTTGCTATGACGCAGCCGGGCAGGTGCAGAGCGTGAGCGCTCCCTACTCTGCGTCGTCAGACACGGGCGGGTCGCAATGCACGTCGAACAGTACGAACTATACCTACGACGCCCTTGGGCGCACTCTGTCGATCAGCCGCCCAGACGGATCGACCACAACAAACACCTACTGGTCTCGCGCAGCTAAGACGCAGGTTAATCCGGGCAAGGGCACCATCACACAATATGACCTTCTGGGCCGCGTCAAAGAAGTCTGCGAGCTGACGGGAGCAACATTCCCGAACTCCGGCTCTCCCTCGACATGCCCGACGGATATCGCTGGTAGCGGATACAACACCCACTACGACTACGACGATGTGAACCATAAGACAACGATCAGCCAAGGAGACCGGAGTCGCGTCTTCCAGACCGATGCTGCTGGCCGGACGATCCATACCGAGGAGCCGGAGCGCGGTGTCACCGACTATAGCTACGCGTACAACTCCACGGGCCTGGTAGTCACCCGGACTCGTCCCCGCGCGAACCAGTCTGATTCAAATGTAAAGACGACGACCACAACACAATATGACTCGCTTGGTCGCGTCAACTCGGTGTCCTACGACGATGGCACCCCAAGCAAGTCGTTCGCGTATGACGAAAGCACGCATTGGGGTGATGTTCAGCTAGGGGCTTCAAAAGGCCAGCTTACATTCGAAGAAACGCAGGGCGGAACACAGTTTGCATATGATGTAGCTGGGAATGTGACAAACTCGATTACCTGCCTACCTGACTGGTGTGGCAATCCCGCTCGTGATGTTTGGAAGTGGTATCAATACGATCTTGCAGGACGCATGGTTCAAGAGAGCTGGATAAGCGCTCCCACGGCGACTTACGGGTACAACTTGGCAAGCCAGATGACATCGATAAACAATAGCTCTTTCGGGTCGCTTTACACTGCTACGTCGATGAGTCCGTTTGGGGCGGTGACGAGTGCCCAGGGAAATGGGCTCAACACCTTTAACTGGTTTGGACCAAGCGGCCGCCAACAGGCAAAATGGGTGTGCGCGGGGAATCCCGAATTCAATTGCAACACTCAGATGTACGGTGTCGGTACCACATACATAGCCTCAAGAATGGATGGGCTTTGCGATACCGCTTTGGGGCAGTGTGCGACGATTGCCTATGACGAATTCGATCGTATAGTGAGTATGCCTGGGCCGACGGTTAGCCATACCTGGTCTTATGACCGTTATGGCAACCGCGTGCAGCAGGACGGTCAGTCTCTGAGCTTCGACGTGCATAATCATATCCAAGGGTACGGATACGACGCCGCTGGCAATCTGACGAACGACGGCCAGCGTAGCTATATCTATGATGCCGAAGGTAATTTGACCGAGGTGAGAGATGCGGCGGGTTCTACGGTGCTGGCGTCGTACATGTATGACGCCTTGAACCATCGGGTCAAGACCAACGAGTTCGGAACCGTAAAGAGATATGGGTTCGATTTGTCCGGAAGACGCAGCACGACGTGGCAGGACGATGGAAGCTTTATCGCCACGCAGTATTACGTGGGTGGTCAGCCGTATGCGTACTCCGATTCCAATGGACTTCATTATCAGCACCAGGATCTGGTTGGTACGGATCGCATCCGGACTTCTTCCTCCGGCGCGATGGAAGCATCGTTCTACTCCGCTCCCTTCGGCGATGGCCTGACCAGTTCATCGTCTGACACAAACCCATCCCACTTCGCCCTGACCGACCACGATCTGGCTCAGGGATCGGGCATGGAACACGCCACCTTCCGCGAACTCAGCTCCGCAACCGGAAGATGGCAGAGCCCTGATCCGTACGACGGAAGTTACAGCATCTTCGATCCGCAGTCATTCAATCGGTATACGTATGCCAGCAATAATCCTCTGATAAGAATCGACCCCCAAGGGACAAGCGACTACATATGCTATGACCAATACAATTACGTCGACGGTAGCTACGATAGTATGGATACTTTTTGTGGCTACGTCGGGTCGCGTGGCGGACTTAGCCCAGGGGGCGGCGCTTCGGATGGTAGCGGAGGAGCCCCAAGTAACCCAACAACGGCATCTCATTGTGCTGGTGTGGCTTTGAAGAAGAATGGCGTCTCATTAGCGCTTGACGTAGCATCTATTGGAGCAGGGTTTCTTCCCGGGGGCGGTGCTGTGAGACTGGTTGGAACAATTGCGGTTGGTACAGTCGCTACTGGATATTCTGCTGCGACCTCAACGAGTTTCGCTCAAGGAGTTGGTAATTTCGCGAATGGCACATTGGGAACAGCCGCATCCACACTCGCAATACTCGATAAAGCATCTGCGGTCGCCAACAACTTCAAAGCATTGAGCGCGTTGCCTATTCTGAGCTATATCTCGACAGGTATCAGTACGGCGGAGGATCTGGCAAAAACTTATCAGTCGTATAGTTCCTGCATGGCGGGTAATTAG
- a CDS encoding carboxylesterase/lipase family protein, translating to MPFARRLSLLASTLLLTASSFAAVGPQAKTASGIVEGEPTTDGKIMAFKGIPYAAPPVGKLRWAAPAPVEPWTGIRSAHDFGYHCVQSAVYADMAFHDPGASEDCLTLNVWTPANAEPGKLPVMVWIYGGGFSGGSTSERRQDGQYLAHRNVVVVSMNYRLGIFGFFVHPEATAESPNHAAGNYGLLDQAAALAWVKQNIAAFGGDPSNITIFGESAGSMSVSSQMASPLSKDLFQKAIGESGSIMTSATFPIQTREQREKADTSFALTTYGTTKLSELRRISTEDILRPILASRPAPSFRPVVDGYFFPKSPVAIYAAGEQAHVPLLAGWNADEARGGVVGGYNRFTAEGFTAQVQREFPTRSAEFLKLYSANTPEEAVSSASDYAGDKFIAYSTWRWLEAHTATGTKPVYRYYFALDNPGDRYHTPAAGAFHSDDIEYVFGTLDSRPEAVWHAEDRKLSDQMQLYWTNFARTGDPNGSGLPKWPTYGPAQWQVMHLDANSSARPDQHRERYLFLDSEWAKPASAPANP from the coding sequence CTGTCTCTGCTCGCCTCAACCCTTCTTCTCACAGCATCTTCCTTCGCCGCAGTTGGCCCACAGGCTAAGACCGCCAGCGGAATTGTTGAAGGGGAACCGACAACCGACGGCAAGATCATGGCCTTCAAGGGCATTCCTTATGCCGCGCCGCCGGTCGGGAAGCTTCGCTGGGCCGCTCCGGCGCCGGTCGAGCCCTGGACAGGCATTCGCTCCGCACATGACTTTGGATACCACTGCGTGCAGTCCGCAGTCTATGCAGACATGGCCTTTCACGACCCTGGAGCATCGGAAGACTGCCTCACCCTCAATGTCTGGACGCCCGCAAACGCGGAGCCTGGCAAGCTGCCGGTGATGGTCTGGATCTATGGCGGTGGTTTCAGTGGCGGCTCCACCTCGGAGCGTCGTCAGGACGGGCAGTATCTCGCGCATCGCAACGTTGTCGTTGTGTCCATGAACTATCGTCTCGGCATCTTCGGCTTCTTCGTTCATCCTGAAGCCACAGCGGAATCCCCGAACCATGCGGCCGGCAACTATGGTCTTCTCGATCAGGCCGCCGCGCTCGCATGGGTCAAGCAGAACATCGCTGCCTTCGGTGGCGATCCCAGCAATATCACTATCTTCGGCGAGTCGGCAGGCTCTATGTCCGTCAGTTCGCAGATGGCATCGCCCCTCTCCAAGGACCTGTTTCAAAAGGCGATCGGCGAAAGCGGCAGCATTATGACTTCGGCCACCTTTCCCATTCAAACCCGCGAGCAGCGTGAGAAGGCGGACACCTCCTTTGCTCTCACCACGTACGGCACAACAAAACTCTCTGAACTTCGCCGCATTTCAACGGAAGACATCCTGCGGCCCATCCTTGCATCCCGTCCGGCGCCGTCCTTCCGTCCCGTCGTCGATGGCTATTTCTTTCCCAAGTCTCCGGTCGCAATCTATGCTGCGGGCGAACAGGCGCATGTTCCGCTTCTCGCAGGCTGGAATGCGGATGAAGCGCGCGGCGGAGTCGTAGGCGGCTACAACCGCTTCACCGCGGAAGGCTTCACGGCGCAGGTGCAGCGTGAGTTCCCAACCCGCTCGGCGGAGTTTCTCAAGCTGTATAGCGCAAATACTCCCGAAGAGGCGGTCTCTTCAGCCTCCGACTACGCTGGTGATAAGTTCATTGCCTATTCCACGTGGAGGTGGCTCGAAGCCCATACTGCGACGGGCACCAAACCGGTCTACCGTTATTACTTCGCTCTCGACAATCCAGGCGACCGCTATCACACGCCTGCCGCTGGAGCCTTCCACTCTGACGACATTGAATATGTCTTCGGCACACTCGATTCGCGTCCCGAAGCCGTCTGGCACGCAGAAGACCGCAAACTCTCTGACCAGATGCAACTCTACTGGACCAACTTCGCCCGTACCGGAGATCCCAATGGCTCCGGACTTCCCAAGTGGCCAACGTATGGACCAGCCCAGTGGCAGGTCATGCACCTGGACGCAAACTCTTCGGCCCGGCCGGACCAGCACCGCGAACGCTATCTTTTCCTCGACAGTGAATGGGCCAAGCCAGCCAGTGCACCAGCGAACCCATAG